TGGGGAACAGCACATAATTTTCGGTAATGGCGAAATCGTGCATCATCGCGCAGTAAGGCGCATCGAACCATTGTTCCCGCAACAGGATGCCGTCTTTATCCACGATGAAATAGGCGATTTTCCGTGATGCCAGTCCGTCGGCCTCATAACCGAACATGAAGAGTTCCCCGGTGTCGGGATCGACCCTGCCATGGGCGGTTGATGTCTGGGATTGCAGCTTGCCGTCGAAATCATAAGAACCGACCGTCGCCAGCGTGGCCGGGTCGACGCGATAGGGACGTCCATCCTCTTTGGCGAGCAGCAGTCGTCCGCCATGCCAGATGGGGGTGGTGTTCGCGACGGTGCGATCCAATCCTGCCGCAACAGGCTTGTCGGTAAAAGGATTGCGATATTTCCCATACACCGCTTCACCGGCGGCTGCCTCGACCTCATGCCGAACGGTTTGTACGTATCGCATGGAGATGCTGACATCGTCCGCTGCAAAGCGGATCGCCGAAATCATGCCATCGCCCGACAGAATGGCGCCACCATCTTCGATGAATGGGGGATAGGCAGGGTCCGGCACAGCGCGAAAAAAGACGCCCTTCACGTCGGCGGGTATGACGCCCTCAACCTTCAGATTATGCAAATCATATTCAGCGCCAAGCGGTGTGTTCAGGCCGGTATATTCGGGTGTTTGTGGAAATGCTGCCACCGCCTCTTCCTCCTATCATTATTGCGTGGCTATGTGCATCACGATCAAAGAATGCGCAAGAATGTTGCGAATTAACTCCGCAATGTTTCTTAAAATGTTGATATGTAATGAAATTTGCGCGTTGACATTGTTCGAAGAGTTAGAGGCTGACATGGTGACCGCCATATCGCGTCAGACATCGCCTGACGGCTGCGACCGCCAGGTGATTTCAGGCCTGATTTTATGCTCGTCCGCCCTCCTATTCATGGCAAGCCATTCCCATCTTGCCGGTGGCGGACGGCAGCGAGCCGATTGCATGTGAAAGGACGTCAGCATGGCCGAGCGTTTGAAGATCGATTTCGTATCGGACATTGTCTGTCCCTGGTGCATCATCGGGCTTAAAGGTCTGCAAGTGGCCCTGAAACGCCTCGATGGCGAGGTCACGGCGGATATTCGCTTCCACCCGTTCGAACTTAATCCGGACATGGAGCCGCAAGGCCAGAATCTGGGCGAGCATCTTGCCCAGAAATATGGATCGACGCCCGAGCAGTCGGCCGCCAATCGGGCGATGATAAAGGATCGCGCCGCAGCGTTGGGCTTTGACATCACGATGACCGCAGACAGCCGGATGTATAATAGCTTCGATGCCCACAGGCTTCTGTGCTGGGCCGCTGAGGAGGGCGGGCAGGCCGATCTCAAGCTCGCGATGTTCGAGGCCTATTTCACCCACGGCCTCAATGTGGCCGACCATTCGGTTCTTCTTGGCGCTGTGGCGAAGGCCGGTCTGGACATCGAACGGGCCCTGACGATCCTTGAAAGCGACGAGTTCGCGGCGGCCGTGCGCAGTGAGGAAGCCCTATGGCAGTCCCGCGGGATCAACAGCGTTCCCGCGGTCGTAGTGAACGGGAAATATCTCATCAGCGGCGGGCAGCCGCCCGAAGCGTTCGAACAGGCGCTGAGAAAGATCGCCACGGAAAGCCGGTCAGTCTGACCCAGGGCTGTTGGGCGAGAAGACGCCTTTATGATGGTCGCGGCAATGAATATCTGAAGACCGACCCTGATATAAAGCCGAGGTTCGCGGCCGTCCTCCAGTGCCTAGACTGTCCCCAAATCCGCGCGCCAATCAAGAGCGCTCGGGCAGAGGACAGGCAATGGCGAGAGAGCATTTTCTGGGAAGGACGCTAGCGGATTTCGAGCCCCCGGTGCGCGGCGATCCGATCACCGGAGAACGCTATTATTCCAAGCGCTGGGCGCGCGCCGAATGGCGCCACGTCTTTGCCAAGGTCTGGCATATCGGCGGGATGCTGGCCGATCTGGAGGAACCGGGCGACTGGATCACCCATAATCTGATGCGCGACAGCGTCATCATGATCCGGCAGGAGGATGGCTCGATCAAGGCCTTCTTCAATGCCTGCGTCCATCGCGGCAACCGGCTGCTCTGGTCCGACATGGGCAGCAGCGAGCGGATCACCTGCTCCTATCATGGCTGGCAGTTCGGTAAGGACGGCACCTTGTTGTTCGCGCAGGATGCAGAGGATTTTCCCGGCGGCAATCCGTGCGGCAAGGCGCATCTGACCGAGATCGCGGTCGGCACATGGGGGCCGTTCGTCTGGTTTAACATGGACAAAGACGCCACGCCGCTGCTCGACTGGCTGGCGCCGCTGCCCGATCAACTGGCAGGCTATCAGATGGAGACGATGACGCGCGTGCTGGACGTGCGCTGCGAAATTCCCTGCAACTGGAAGATCATTCGCGACAATTTCAACGAAAGCTATCATTTGCCCACGCTCCACCCGGAACTGGCGAGCTTTATCGACGACGAATATACCGACACCAGTTTCGAGATGTATCCCAGCGGCCATAACCGCATGGTGCAAAAGGGATGCCACCCGTCCAAGCGGCTGGACTATCCCGATGCGATGCAGCCGCTGGTCGAGGATAATCTGCGCGAATGGGGGCTGGACCCCGCCGATTTCACCGATCGCGCGACGCAGGCACGGGTGGCGATCCAGCAGGCCAAGCGGCGGTTGGGACGCGAACGCGGCTATCGGCATTTCGACACGATGACCGACAGCATGCTGACCGACTATTATCATTATACGCTCTGGCCAAACACAACGATCACGATGAGCCCGGACGGGTTCCAGATATTGCGGTCCGAACCGCATCCGACCGACCCGGAAAAATGCATCTTCGACCATTGGTATCTGATGCCGCCGGTTGACGGGCGCACGGAAGTGGTCACCCCGGTCGGCATCGTGCCCTTCGCGCCTGCCGAGCGGGAGGTCGTGATCTATGGCGACAAGACGCTGGGCTATGTCGCGGATCAGGACATGTCGGTGGCTGTGGGCCAGCAGCAGGGGCTGCATTCGATGGGCTATAAGGGCGGCACGATTTCAGGGCAGGAAAAGCGGATTCAGCGCTTCCATGAATTGCTGAACGATGCGTGCGGCATTCATGGCGCGTTACCGGCGGATGGGGACTGATGTCCGCGTTCGAAGACCGGGTGGCGATCAACGACGTGTTGGCGCGCTATGCCGATGGCGTGAACCGGCGTGACGCGGTCTTATGGGCATCGACCTGGGACGAAGACGGCGAATGGCGGCTGTTCGATCCCGATCCGGTGAAGGGTCGGGCGGCGATCCTGGACGCCTGGCGACAGGCAATGGCGGGATTCCCCTTCGTGATCATGATGGTGTCGCAGGGTGAGGTCGTGATCGATGGCGACGCGGCTACCGGGCGATCCTATTCCAGCGAAGTCGCGCGCACCGCCGATGGCAAAAGGCTACGGGTGCAGGG
This window of the Sphingobium sp. CR2-8 genome carries:
- a CDS encoding aromatic ring-hydroxylating oxygenase subunit alpha codes for the protein MAREHFLGRTLADFEPPVRGDPITGERYYSKRWARAEWRHVFAKVWHIGGMLADLEEPGDWITHNLMRDSVIMIRQEDGSIKAFFNACVHRGNRLLWSDMGSSERITCSYHGWQFGKDGTLLFAQDAEDFPGGNPCGKAHLTEIAVGTWGPFVWFNMDKDATPLLDWLAPLPDQLAGYQMETMTRVLDVRCEIPCNWKIIRDNFNESYHLPTLHPELASFIDDEYTDTSFEMYPSGHNRMVQKGCHPSKRLDYPDAMQPLVEDNLREWGLDPADFTDRATQARVAIQQAKRRLGRERGYRHFDTMTDSMLTDYYHYTLWPNTTITMSPDGFQILRSEPHPTDPEKCIFDHWYLMPPVDGRTEVVTPVGIVPFAPAEREVVIYGDKTLGYVADQDMSVAVGQQQGLHSMGYKGGTISGQEKRIQRFHELLNDACGIHGALPADGD
- a CDS encoding DsbA family oxidoreductase; its protein translation is MAERLKIDFVSDIVCPWCIIGLKGLQVALKRLDGEVTADIRFHPFELNPDMEPQGQNLGEHLAQKYGSTPEQSAANRAMIKDRAAALGFDITMTADSRMYNSFDAHRLLCWAAEEGGQADLKLAMFEAYFTHGLNVADHSVLLGAVAKAGLDIERALTILESDEFAAAVRSEEALWQSRGINSVPAVVVNGKYLISGGQPPEAFEQALRKIATESRSV
- a CDS encoding nuclear transport factor 2 family protein, with protein sequence MSAFEDRVAINDVLARYADGVNRRDAVLWASTWDEDGEWRLFDPDPVKGRAAILDAWRQAMAGFPFVIMMVSQGEVVIDGDAATGRSYSSEVARTADGKRLRVQGCYEDRYRKRNGVWGFAFRAFTAVDSEDY
- a CDS encoding carotenoid oxygenase family protein, translated to MAAFPQTPEYTGLNTPLGAEYDLHNLKVEGVIPADVKGVFFRAVPDPAYPPFIEDGGAILSGDGMISAIRFAADDVSISMRYVQTVRHEVEAAAGEAVYGKYRNPFTDKPVAAGLDRTVANTTPIWHGGRLLLAKEDGRPYRVDPATLATVGSYDFDGKLQSQTSTAHGRVDPDTGELFMFGYEADGLASRKIAYFIVDKDGILLREQWFDAPYCAMMHDFAITENYVLFPIYPTTADLDRLKAGGDHWVHHMDIDSWVGVMPRYGDTAELRWFKGPKGVFCYHMMNAHEDAEGLIHFDQCLSNVNAFPFVQRASGLNIPAWEADGRLERWTINLTDGSDTITAARIGPSGDFPIIPAHKQGRPLDYGWMLTMDPDMRAPPFWAGRWGPCSTGLFAWISTVGLCKRSPCHRPIASMNRSMCPANKPGMKGG